ATGTCGAAATCGATGTCGCTGGCGTGGTCCGCGAACATGTTTTCGATAGTGGGCCAAGACAGGCCATGCCTCTGAACCGTGCCTCGCACCGCGTCCTGACGCAACATGGTGCGGCGGGTCAGGGAGTTCTCCACAGGGAGTTCCAGGTGGTCGCCCTCGAACCTCCACAGCTCAAGCTGTACGCCCAGGGCGGGGCCGTACCAGAGACCGCCGCCGATCTCGACGCGCGGCCGGTACAGGCGGAAGATCCGGGCTTTCCGGTTTGCGGACAGCTCGCCATCTGCAACCAGCACCGAGGTCTTCTTTTTGGCATCCACGGTCATGGAGTAGAACGGCTCATTGCGGAAAGCCGAGACCAGCGCCTCCCGGACGTCCTTGCGGGACTCCCAGTCCACGGCAATGACGGGCCGCTCATCATTTCCGCGCACCAGGATGAAGTCGATACCGGCAGCGTCCAAAGCGGCCCGAACAGCCAGGAGATCGGACACCATGGCCTGTTGCGGGGTCAGGTCGTCGTTGACCAGGGCGTACCGCCCGCGGTGACGAACGACGTCGGACCTGTGCTTAAGATGCGCGACGACGGCAGGCGAGATTGCCTCAGCAATCGTGTCCTCTTCGATGGACGGGCTGCCGTGGTAAATCGGATCGACCTGTGCTTGTGTGATGGCTGTATCTCCGGGATCTTTGCGGTGCGGGTTGCTCTGAAACTCTACAACTATGATGCGCTGGAACTTAGATCGAAAGGGCCTCGCGCCAGCTGCGGAGGAATGCGCCGCCGGCGTCGTCGTGGATGACGTCGTCGGCCAGATCAAGGTCGGCCGCCGTCAGGATGGTGTAGGGCTTGACGGGTATGCCATCTGCCGGCCGGACGTCCACGTGCTTCACATCGTGATCGTTGTGGTGAAGCCAGTCTGCCATGGCGTAGTCCGTACGGGAATCACCCACAGTCCTCCAGGAGAGCGGGGTGATGCCCTGGGCCGCCAGGAGTTCAACGGCCCGGCTGGCCCCGAGGTCCTTGCCCAGGCGGACGGATTCGATGTCCGTGGAGATGATGGTGGGGTCCAGGCGGTAGTCCGCAGTGTCATCGGACTCCGGTGCGTGGTGGTCCAGGATGGCGGCGTTGAGGCCGTGGCGTCCCATGATCTCCAGTGCATCGGCGTCGAAAAGCTTCTGCTCGGCCAGGTAGTCCTTGCTGGCCACGTCCACGTGCTGCTCCACCGAAACCATGGCGCGCTTGGTCTCATCGAAGAACATGTGCGCCGAGTAGTCCTCGGCAACAAGCCTGCGGATATCGTCCCCGTACGCTGCGGGCACGGCGAGCTGGTGGTCCACATGGATGGGACCGGGCCCTTCTGCGGTGTAGCTGAACCAGACGGCGCCCTTCTCGCAGATTGCGTGAATGACAGTGTCAGCCGGCATGCCCGCCGCAATCATGGGCTCCATGACCTGCTCGCTGATAAACGCATCCGAGCGCCCCGTGTTGAAGATGACCGGTATGCCCGCGGCAGCCAGGGCCACCATGTCCGCAATGATGTCCGGCTTGACGTCGCGCGTCACAGGGCTGGCGATGGGACCATCGACGTCCAGCAGCAGCGCCAGCGCGGGCGTCGCACGGGCAGCGGTCCGGTGAGTACCTTGGAGCGGTTGAGTCATGCCCCCATTCTGTCAGTCCCGGAGGTTCCCATCACAGCTATGACTTCTGTGACGCCATGCGAAGGTTAGTCACCTTTTGGCCACAACCTGCCTGTGCTGCGGGTCACAAGTTCCGTTAGCGCGGCATCTTCCATAGGCTTGCAGGGTGATCTTCAAAGCTGTGGGCGAGGGACGCCCGTACCCTGACCATGGATTCTCTGCGCCGCGGGACTGGGCTGCCCTGCCCCCGCGGCCCATCCGCCTCGATGAATTGGTGACCACCAAACGGACCTTGGACCTGGAGGCGCTGTTGGCTGAGGACTCAACGTTCTTCGGTGATTTGTTCCCGCACGTGGTCCAGTATCAAGGGGTCATGTACCTCGAAGACGGACTTCACAGGGCGGTCCGAACCGCGCTCCACCAAAGGACAGCCATTCACGCACGTGTATTGGTAATCGATGGCTAGCAAGGGCAGGCGTCCCAAAGATGTGACGCAACTCCATGGACACCGGGTAGTCACAGGTCCCGAACTTCGGGCGACCTTTGCCGAGGACGAGCTGGCGCACAAAGGCCGCTTCCGGCGGAGGCTGTTCCATGGAATCGTCCTTGTCCTGTTGGTGGGTGTCATAGCTGCCGGCGCGGTGGGTGCGTGGGCGATCATGAACGGCGTGGTCAAGGTTCCCAGCGCCATCGCCAGCAAAGCTCCCATTAGCCTGTGTCCCTCCACCACGTTCGACTACGTCCCGAACGAGACCGTGACGCTCAACGTCTTCAATGCCACCTCACGCGGAGGGCTGGCCGGCACAGTGGCAGAACAGTTCACGGCCCGGGGCTACAAGGTGGCCTCGGTGGACAACAGCGATACCGCCTATTCGGGCATTGGCGTGGTGGTCTCGGGCGTCAAAGGCCAGGCCGCGGCGTTCAATATCCAGCGGAACCTTGCAGGAACGGATTACTTCGAGGACAACCGTGAGGACGAGTCCGTGGACGTGATCCTCACGCCAGGCTTCGAAGGTTTGGTGGAGCCACAGTTGGTGGACCAGACACCGGGTACGCTGGAGTGCCCGCGGGAGGACCTGCGGATCGCTGACAACTCCAAGTGGCCCATTATTCCCACGCTTCCGGCGGGTCAGTAGTTAGCCAGCCAAGGCGTCGTGGGCTGGCGCTTCGAGCCTGACGGGCCTCCCGGCGTCGTCGAACCGGGCACCAGCGCCCAACTGAATGAAACGCACCGTTTGTGCCGTATGAAGTTCAACAGCTGAGTGAGGCTCGACGTCGGAGGCCGGCGACGGCGCGGGAGTCTCGCCGTCGGGCGTTCGGTTGCGGCGTGCGGCGCTGGCTGAGAGCGTTCCGAGAATGAGCCGCGCCAATTGCTCGACGTCGACGTCCGGCAGATAGCCCTGCCGTACTCCGTCCTGGAGGATGTCCTGCAACAGTACGTTGAGATCTCCCACGTGGTCGGCCAGCTTGGCGAAGGACCCGGGGGAGAGGACTGCGGCCATGGCCGGGCCAGGGGGCAGATGGCGTCGGCTGAGATCCTCCACCTGGGCGCGGACGTAAAGGGCAAGGCGGTCAACCGGGTTTTCCAGCGCGGCCAGTGAATCGCGGAGGTCCACAATGAAGCGCTCGGTCTCGTCCAAGGCATACGCGATGAGCAGTTGCTCCATGTCCGCGTAGTAGTTGTAGACAGCCGTGCGTCCCACGCCGGCGTGGCGCGCAACGTCGGTCATGGTGAGGCCGGGGAGTCCATGGGTGAAGAGGAGCTCTCCAAAGGCGGTGAGAATCCGACGTTGGGTCGCGGCGCGTTGGGCAGCATTCGTGGCGGCCGTGATCCTTGGCATACAGACACTTTACCGCGATCTGTCACTAAGAGCTGCGAGTTTAGGTGGGTGTCGCCCCTTGGTGGCCCGCAGGCTTGGTGTCAGTTTCCCGCTGACGTTTGGGCTGTGGTTTTTCGGAGGACCAGGTGCGGAGTTCGGATCACGCTGCCTGGTGACTGTGTCCCCTCGATTCGGTCTACCGCCCGGCCAACGGCGGCGGCAGCAAGGAGCGGAGCGTCCTGGCTGACAGAGGACAATTGCACGTAACTTAGCCTGGCGAAGTGACTGTCGTCGTAACCGAGTATGGAGACATCCGCGGGAATGCTGATCCCCGCGGCCTTGAAGCTTTCCATTACTCCCAGCGCCTGCCTGTCATTGAAGGCGATGACAGCCGTGGGCAGATCCGCCTGAAGGATCTGCCCCGCACCCATGCCGTCCTCCTCGCCGGGGCCGCCTGGAATAATCACAGGTTGCAGGCCGTGCCGGATCATTTCGGTACAGTACGTCTCCCGACGTTTGTCCGACGAGACGGCCGAGCCGCCGTCCACATGAACGATCCGTCGATGGCC
The sequence above is a segment of the Arthrobacter sp. StoSoilB22 genome. Coding sequences within it:
- a CDS encoding type II toxin-antitoxin system VapB family antitoxin — protein: MIFKAVGEGRPYPDHGFSAPRDWAALPPRPIRLDELVTTKRTLDLEALLAEDSTFFGDLFPHVVQYQGVMYLEDGLHRAVRTALHQRTAIHARVLVIDG
- a CDS encoding LytR C-terminal domain-containing protein → MTQLHGHRVVTGPELRATFAEDELAHKGRFRRRLFHGIVLVLLVGVIAAGAVGAWAIMNGVVKVPSAIASKAPISLCPSTTFDYVPNETVTLNVFNATSRGGLAGTVAEQFTARGYKVASVDNSDTAYSGIGVVVSGVKGQAAAFNIQRNLAGTDYFEDNREDESVDVILTPGFEGLVEPQLVDQTPGTLECPREDLRIADNSKWPIIPTLPAGQ
- a CDS encoding TetR/AcrR family transcriptional regulator, whose protein sequence is MPRITAATNAAQRAATQRRILTAFGELLFTHGLPGLTMTDVARHAGVGRTAVYNYYADMEQLLIAYALDETERFIVDLRDSLAALENPVDRLALYVRAQVEDLSRRHLPPGPAMAAVLSPGSFAKLADHVGDLNVLLQDILQDGVRQGYLPDVDVEQLARLILGTLSASAARRNRTPDGETPAPSPASDVEPHSAVELHTAQTVRFIQLGAGARFDDAGRPVRLEAPAHDALAG